GGATGGTTGGGGATCTTTAACAATGTTAATCAAAAGACAGGAAGCTGCTAAAAACAGAAAAACCGCTTTAAAATACGAGCTTCAAAAAAGAAGAGAAAGTTATTTTAAAGGCAAACCTGAGCAAGAGTTAGAATTCCCTGAGATTTCTAATACTGAAATGAAAATTTTAAAGGAAAAAATTAGAAAAAAGTATAAAGCAGATAAAATTAAAAATGCGATTATTAGCATCTTAATTTTTACCTTAGTAGCTGCTGTATTTTATTACATTATAAGTAATAAAGAATGGGTTTCTTAAAATTGAGTTTCTAAACAAAAACGAATTAAAAAAAGTGGCTTTTTTCATTAAACCTTTCACTAAAATAAAAGTCTAAACTTATACATATTTAAACGATACATTATCATGGCAAAAAAAAAGACTCCGTTCTCATTTCAAATTAGAGTTATTCACAGATATTTAGGCTTCTTTTTAGCTGGAATTATGTTTGTATATGCATTAAGTGGAATTTTAATGGTTTTTAGAGATACTGACTTTTTAAAAACCGAAGTTGTTACAAAACGAACGTTAGCACCTAATTTAACAGCTAGAGACCTAGCTCCTATATTTAAAAAAGGCGCAAAAGTTATAAAAAAAGATGGTGCTATTTTATACCTAAGAAATGGTGATTATAACCAAGAAACAGGTGTTGCAAACATTAAGAGAAAGCAACTTCCTTTTATTCTTGATAAAATGGAACATCTTCATAAATCGAGTACAAAAAGTCCGATTTACTTTTTGAATGTCTTTTTTGGCGTTGCCTTATTATTCTTTGTTTTTTCTGCTTTTTGGATGTACACACCAAAAATGCCCGTTTTTAAGAAAGGAATGTATTTTGCCGTTGGAGGATTTGTTTTAACAATTATTCTATTGTTTGTATAAAAGACAAATTGAGCTAATTAATGTTCAAGATCTTTTAAACCCCAAGCATCTAAGCTTCTTAAAATATTTTCTAGAGATTGTCCTCTTTTAGTTAGGGTGTACTCTACTTTTGGAGGAACAACAGGATACACTTTTCTAGAAATAAGTCCGTCTTTTTCTAACTCTCTAACAGTTTGTGTAAACATTTTGTTAGAAATTCCTGCAATGTGTTTTTGCAATACTCCAGAACGCAAACCGCCTTCTAATAAATGAAATAAGATTAAAGGTTTCCATTTTGTGCCTATTAAATTCATCGTGTAATTTAACGGGCATACATTTTTTTCGATCAAAAGATTAAATTTAAAATATTGATAATCATTATTTTACTCGTTTTGGTAACTATACTACTTTTTGGTAAGTTATTGTCTATATGGCAAATATAGCTTAATTTTGAAGTCTAAATTAAATATCATGACTGAAAATAAAAATTACCCAAAATCATTCTCACATATTGGTCTTACAGTTCCTAATATTAAAGAAGCTGTAAAATTCTATTCAGAAGTAATGGGTTGGTACATTATTATGGAACCTTCTACTGTTAAAAAAGAAACAGAAACTGCCATTGGTCAAATGTGTATTGATGTTTTTGGAAACGATTGGACCGAATTTGAAATTGCGCATTTATCAACTTCAGATGGCGTTGGTATTGAGTTATTCTCTTTCCCGAACGGAATAAAAGAAGCGCCTGAATTTAATCCTTTTAATACAGGTCTTTTTCACTTTTGCATACAAGATCCAAATATTGAGGAATTGATTGAAAAAATAATTTCTTACGGAGGAAAACAAAGAATGCCAATTCGTGAATATTACCCAAAAGACAAACCTTTTAAAATGTGTTATGTAGAAGATCCATTCGGAATCGTATTTGAAATTTACACTCATAGTTATGAGCTAACCTATTCTTCTGGCGCTTACACAAAATAAAAAACAATTAACTTAGCTGCTTTACGTTGAATTATTCAACGTAAAGTTTTACACCGCTAAGAATGAAATACAACAACATACTTATAATACTACTTTTAACTATTCTGATTTCTTGTAAATCAGAAAAGAAGAACTCAGAACCTAAAGAAATTACAAAAGAGGTTTTAACAGAAACAATTGTTACTGATCAATTCGAAATTATAAAATCGACTACAGATTCTAAAGCTGTTTTGGTTTTATTTGGTGGTTTTGGAGAAAAACCTGCGGATATAAAAAGGGAATTCCAAATTTTAGAAATTGCTAAAAAGAACGAAATCAGTTTGGTTTTAATGAATTATAGCGACAAACTTTGGTTGGAAGAGAATGACAAAAAAGAACTCGCAACACTTTTACAAAACACTTTAGAGAAACACAACCTAAATAAGAAAGACATTTATATTGGTGGTTTTTCTAGCGGAGGAATTGTAAGCTTATTAATCAGTGATTATATTACTGGTAAAAAAGAGTTTTATATTGATCCTAAAGGAGTTTTTATTGTAGATTCTCCTATCGATTTGTTAGCACTGTATAGAGCTTCTGAAATTAACATAGAAAGAAACTTCTCTGATGTTGCTATTCAAGAAAGTAATTGGATTATTAATCTATTGGACAAACAATTAGGAAACCCAAAAGACGGAATTTCAAATTACGAAAAGTATGCAGTATTTACATCAGCATCTAATTACACAGAAAACCTCAGCAATTTAAAAAACACAAAAATTAGATTGTACACGGAGCCTGATGTTAATTGGTGGAAAGTAAATAGAAAGACTAATTTTGAGCAAACAAACGCATACTACATTCAAAAACTATCTGAATCTTTAAAAAAACGTGATTTTAAAAACGTTACTTATATTCCTACAGAAAATAAAGGCTACAGAGCAAACGGAAATAGACATCCACATAGTTGGTCTATTATTGATAAAGAGAATTTAATGAATTGGATTTTGAATAGTAATTAGTTGTCATTATGAATGTGGTACGAATTAAGTAATCTGCATCTTGATAATGAGATTGCTTCGTTCCTCGCAATGATCTGTGTTAAAAAACTATTATTTATTGTTAAAATTTCTTTTATTTCAGAAAATATAAGTTTTGATGATTTTCATTGTAAATTTGTTTGTTAGTCGCAATAGAAAAAATTTGCTTTATTAATTTATTAGCTATTGCAATTTTAATTACTCTCTCGGGTTTTCCTTTTTCTTTAAGTCGTTCATACATTTCGATACAATTTTTATTTACTCTTTTTGCAGACCAACTACATAAATACAAAAGTTTTCTAATTTGAGGTTTGCCCATTTTACAAATATGTCCTTTACCTTTTACACTTGTTCCTGATTGATATAGCCTTGGACTAAATCCTACAAAAGCTGTCAGTTGTTTATAGTTATCAAATTTTGTGAAATTATCTGTAATAACACTCATCATAATAGCCGTTTTTAGCCCGATTCCTGGTATCGTTTTTATTCTTTCAACCGTGTCTTTATAAGCTAATCTTCCTATTTGCTCTATCTTTTTTTCAAACTTATCAATACGTCTTATTAATAATATTAGTACTTGTTTTAATTCTTTTCTAAGATCCGAACTCAACAAACCTGTTGCTTCAAAGGATTCTAATTGTCTTTTTGTTTGATGTTTTTGTTTTTTTAGTAATTCTAAAGCTGTGTAAAGTTGTTTAATTTCTATACTAGGTTTACTCTCTGGACACCATCTTTTTAACTCATATTGAGCACCATATTCGGCAATTGTCTTTGCGTCTTTTTTATCTGTTTTTGCTCTATATAATCTTGTTTGACTATATCTTCTAATTATCAAAGGATTTAATACACATACATTAAAACTAGATGCATGTAAAAAAGTTGCTAACTGAACATAATAAGGACCACTAGCCTCCATTACAATCCAGTCTGATGCACTAATCAATTTAATAAATTGCTCAAAACCTGTATTTTGATTCTTAAAAATTTTGTGAATCCATTTATCTTTTTCTAAATAAGAAACATCAAAGGTTTGCTTACTAATATCAATTCCTATAATTTTACTCATATCAAATGTTTTTATAGAAAAATTACTACATTTACTTATCAATCCTAAATACAGACTTGATGGTCTAATGATCTGTTCAAGTTTATGTAGTAAGGGGTAAAGTGATTAGCATTGCGAACGGTCTTTAATGACAAATGACGGACTATAATCTTTTCCTTTACCCTTACTTTTCTTGTTAAATATTAAATCTAATTTAAGCTTTTTAAAAACAGATCCTTATTTTTACAAACATAGGATGACAAAAGTACTGTCATTACGAGGACGATAGGACGAAGTAATCTGTTTATTTTGAGTTACAATTATGTGATTTCCGTTCCTCGCAATGATAATTAGAACTGAAATAACCAACCTTCAGACAAATCATTCCAATTAGGATTTTCTAAATTTACTATATCATTTTTACGTTTTCTACTTCCAGCTTTTAATTGTTTCTCTCTTGCTATGGCTGAACTTATATCATCATATTCTTCAAAATACAATAATTTATCACAATTGTAATTTGCCGTAAAACCTTTATATTCTTTCGTTTTATGCTGATAAATTCTTTTTAATAAATTACTAGTGACTCCAATATATAGAACAGCATTATTTTTATTGGTTAAAAAGTAAATGTGGTATTTTTTCATACTTTTTTCTCTCTAAAGATAAATGATTTTGTCATTATGAGGAAATAGGACGAAGTAATCTGTTTATATTGAGTTACAAATTAAGAGATTGCTTCGTTCCTCGCAATGACAAACGTACTGTCATTACGAGGACGATAGGACGAAGTAATCTGCTTGTTTTGAGTTACATATTATGAGATTGCTTCGTAACCTCGCAATGACAAATGTGCTGTCATTACGAGGACGATAGGACGAAGTAATCTGTTTGTTTTGAGTTACTAATTAAGAGATTGCTTCGTAACCTCGCAATGATCTGTGTTAAAAAACTATTATTTATTGTTAAAATTTCTTTTATTTCAGAAAATATAAGTTTTGATGATTTTCATTGTAAATTTGTTTGTTAGTCGCAATAGAAAAAATTTGCTTTATTAATTTATTAGCTATTGCAATTTTAATTACTCTCTCGGGTTTTCCTTTTTCTTTAAGTCGTTCATACATTTCGATACAATTTTTATTTACTCTTTTTGCAGACCAACTACATAAATACAAAAGTTTTCTAATTTGAGGTTTGCCCATTTTACAAATATGTCCTTTACCTTTTACACTTGTTCCTGATTGATATAGCCTTGGACTAAATCCTACAAAAGCAGTCAGTTGTTTATAGTTATCAAATTTTGTGAAATTATCTGTAATAACACTCATCATAATAGCCGTTTTTA
The window above is part of the Polaribacter sp. SA4-12 genome. Proteins encoded here:
- a CDS encoding PepSY domain-containing protein, which encodes MAKKKTPFSFQIRVIHRYLGFFLAGIMFVYALSGILMVFRDTDFLKTEVVTKRTLAPNLTARDLAPIFKKGAKVIKKDGAILYLRNGDYNQETGVANIKRKQLPFILDKMEHLHKSSTKSPIYFLNVFFGVALLFFVFSAFWMYTPKMPVFKKGMYFAVGGFVLTIILLFV
- a CDS encoding winged helix-turn-helix transcriptional regulator, which translates into the protein MNLIGTKWKPLILFHLLEGGLRSGVLQKHIAGISNKMFTQTVRELEKDGLISRKVYPVVPPKVEYTLTKRGQSLENILRSLDAWGLKDLEH
- a CDS encoding VOC family protein, which encodes MTENKNYPKSFSHIGLTVPNIKEAVKFYSEVMGWYIIMEPSTVKKETETAIGQMCIDVFGNDWTEFEIAHLSTSDGVGIELFSFPNGIKEAPEFNPFNTGLFHFCIQDPNIEELIEKIISYGGKQRMPIREYYPKDKPFKMCYVEDPFGIVFEIYTHSYELTYSSGAYTK
- a CDS encoding IS110 family transposase is translated as MSKIIGIDISKQTFDVSYLEKDKWIHKIFKNQNTGFEQFIKLISASDWIVMEASGPYYVQLATFLHASSFNVCVLNPLIIRRYSQTRLYRAKTDKKDAKTIAEYGAQYELKRWCPESKPSIEIKQLYTALELLKKQKHQTKRQLESFEATGLLSSDLRKELKQVLILLIRRIDKFEKKIEQIGRLAYKDTVERIKTIPGIGLKTAIMMSVITDNFTKFDNYKQLTAFVGFSPRLYQSGTSVKGKGHICKMGKPQIRKLLYLCSWSAKRVNKNCIEMYERLKEKGKPERVIKIAIANKLIKQIFSIATNKQIYNENHQNLYFLK
- a CDS encoding GIY-YIG nuclease family protein, translating into MKKYHIYFLTNKNNAVLYIGVTSNLLKRIYQHKTKEYKGFTANYNCDKLLYFEEYDDISSAIAREKQLKAGSRKRKNDIVNLENPNWNDLSEGWLFQF